The region GGAAGGCACCCTGGACGACGTGAGCTGTACCGTGAAGCTCCCATTCATCTGCGAAAAAGCCTATTCGAACTCGTGTGGAAGATGTTAATTTCTAATTACTTCCATTTGTGACGAGAACGACTGTGCGAAATGCAGGATGTCCTGTCCGATAGAGCTTTTTACAATCTCCAATCACTCCTTTGTAACTCGCGGatcattatgtaaaataaaaattgtcctagTGAACTgaaagaaacagaagttaaacGGAGGTGTATTTCCTGGTACAATCATTTGAGTATAAGTCAAAAACGATGTAACAACACATCATTCGGTTCTTTTAATATGTCCgtacatccgcagtctaattataacataCATGGTGTTGTTATTTAAGTGTGGACCTCTGAATAGCTTTTTCTATTGCATCGTGTAGAAGTGTAGACACGTATCGTGATAGAACCTTTACATATCCCTCAATCACTTACTACGATATAACCTTCAAACGACGTTCAAACATTTAATATAATACGACCTTGGAATGACCCTCAAATAGCTCAGAAgggtaaaattcaatttaacgaaagacggaaatgaattttaattCCCGTTTCTTGCAACTGTGTCCAATCACAATGTAGACGATTTGCAACGCAGTGTTGCGGCTGGAAAAACAAAATGTTTCGCGCATAGAAGAAGCGTGCGCAGCGGCAGGCCACGCGAATGCAACTGCGAACAAGAGATGCATGTGCGGGAAACGCGCGTTGCAGGGTTTGCGAAATTTCAGAAACGTCCCGAAGAGAAATGATCGGAGGAACGCTTTAGAATGAACGAATAAatggaagaaaataaaatagccgACACCCCGTGCACAGTGTAATTTATTTATCCTGCCGCAACCGCGCCGAACGTGTTCCGCTACGAAATCGTAACGCTTTTACCACCCTAATCAAATCAGATTGCCGTCGTAAGTCTACTTAAACTTCGTAACTCGGGAGAAGCTTACGGACGCACTTCGGTAACGAACGGATAGAGTAACAGGACGcagaaaatgcagaaaaattaTGTAACGACAGTAATTATTAAAATCAGTTCTTCCTTCTGGTACATTGACGAATAAAATCCTCCagaaaatgtataataatatacactattaaaatggctaaaaactaaATGCTCGACTAAGTAATTATACTAATTGTTCACGGTTGTTCTATCACAAATTCAAGAGTTTGAAGTGAAGAAGGAAACCGGTCTTGCAGTGTCCATGACTGCAGCTTTCAAAGATTATATTCTCATGTTTTCCTATTCAGCAATTCTCAGTTAAGCGACCTTCTGCAGAATTTAGAAAAGAATGGACCCGTAAGACAAGATAAACAGGAAGTACGAACTGGACAAAGAGCAACAAATGTCTTATGCAATTATGCAACGATTTTAGTACATAAATAGAGCGGAGGATTCGCAGAGCAACATTCGCGGATTACAATTGTGTTCGAGTGTAAGGGCTTCGTCAGTCTCCGAGGCGTTTAGTTAACAAGTGCTCCCAGTTTTTCAGGTAAATTGTCCGCGATAAAAATGCATCAAGCAAAACTTGCGTTTTATTGAAACTGGCTCGCGAAAGTATACGTACACAGGGACGGTATTTACGTAACTTCATTGGCCTCATAATTGAAGTACAGTTCGTCGTCAGAGAATTTCGTTGACCGAGTATACCAATTTCGATTGGATCGCATCGCATACTAATGTTATCAAAGAATCAATAAACTAAGGGGTCACCGCGGTTCGATCAGTTTGCTCTGATCAAAAGTGTAGGAGTTCTTTTTTTAGAAAGTAATGAACATTATAATTCCAAACTTGGTACGATTATTAACTAATATTTGAAGAGTGTGCTCCAATTTTTTTGCGCAATAATAGTAAGTTTGTTTAAAGTTATAGCGGTAGTGGTAAGAGCGTTCGGAGAGAAGGGTTGCAGTCATTTGACGCATGAAAAGTGGAACGTTTCTTAATCTGCCCGAGTCCAGGTGAACcggaatgaataaataatattaggGGGGAAAAATACGTCATCATTTTGAAAGACAGTTCTCATTTTTCAGTACAGATGTTAGAATTtgaaatcgaacaatttttgtatacaAGGATTCaatctttctttttcaattctGGTAAAAAGAGGTCCGtgtgaaaacaaaaattgtgtCTACGATAAACAAGACCCATATTAGAGGAAAAATCGGAGgagatcgaaataaattcagcCGTGTTATTGTCTAGACAGTATTGTAAGAACAGGGTACAAAGCGGATTTACACGGGGAACATTGTTTGCGAAGGTTAATCGGCTGAAACCGATCGAGGCTAGCGGCGCGGCAGGGCGATCCAATTCGAAGGGAGACTTGGTTTGGTCCCAGTGGGACAAGGGCAAGCATCGGGAGGAACCAAAGAGTACATAACAGCCGCGTTCCGAGTCCCAACTAAGTACACGGTCCGGTTAGCGAGACTTCAACGAAGACAAAGAGACTTCAAAGCGGAACGGTGCGACAAACTCTTCCGAACCGGTGAATAGGAGCCTCTGGTGGCAGCCGGTGTAAAAGGAGCTGCAGAAATGTCGACGTCCAACTCCTTCGTCAATTGCATTATCTTGGCAGTCGGGCTGATAGCGATCTTCGAGTCACCGGTCACTCTATCTACtccgataacactgtccaacaccaaaaaaattttgcaatacctgttgggtgattcttatacactttgtcatcctaaaaccgaatctgaaagtagaatttctccatcacgcaacgttttcgaaaaattttggtttttgtaaaaatgcccgattttgatacgaaacgacgtgttacgcaaaaactaaatacgcgagaaagttcaaatttgagtcaagagatagaggggactctcctctacatattcatatagtcaattatatttttatgtacttcctaatagttgtaaatggttgttaaagtttgaaaatgtgccgacgcgggtactttgtacgctctatttttgtatttatgtgaaaaatcctttatctagcaggaatttactatacaggaatgcattctacagacatttctggtaaagaaaccattcacgaaaagtacttggttcccttaatgtacgagaaggatcagaaaatgttaattgacagcgtgtgcgcgacgcgttcgcgccagacggccattgcagctttttcgcgactcgccagggccgtcgctatgcgtagtcgacgttggtaccactcaagtatgtctttgcttactatgcttaattaaataatttttttttgcctttttgggtgccaatcattacaaaagattataaaaatacgagttatattcacatttcattgtggaaatgcttaataaagaaaattgaccgcagcaatgcggtgactggaaaattttattttcagtaattgttgtcttatctttataattgtaataccaatggacattcaagattcttccgattaaaataagtccaaacactatgtaaatgggactatttttatcgattttattgatcgaagtacataattaagacatagatcgctctatattaaatcgataaaatctcgcggaagtgtataaatcagccggactgtttttgttatattcatgacgaaattattttaaaatcaaaacaaggaatacagttccagcattaatctttcatcaagatatttcaacaatggaaaaacgttacaaaggaaaagacttatgtgcggatgcttgctgattactgctggacacttattattgaaaatcgggataccaggaacaaacgtcaagcaaggcggaaacatttttaatttgtttacatcagaaataggtaagtttttgtattcaattttctttattaagcatttccacaatgaaatgtgaatataacttgtatttttataatcttttgtaatgattggcacccaaaaatgtatttaattaagcatagtaagcaaagacatacttgagtggtaccaacgtcgactacgcatagcgacggccctggcgagtcgcgaaaaggctgcaatggccgtctggcgcgaacgcgtcgcgcacacgctgtcaattaacattttctgatccttctcgtacattaagggaaccaagtacttttcgtgaatggtttctttaccagaaatgtctgtagaatgcattcctgtatagtaaattcctgctagataaaggatttttcacataaatacaaaaatagagcgtacaaagtacccgcgtcggcacattttcaaactttaacaaccatttacaactattaggaagtacataaaaatataattgactatatgaatatgtagaggagagtcccctctatgtcttgactcaaatttgaactttctcgcgtatttagtttttgcgtaacacgtcgtttcgtatcaaaatcgggcatttttacaaaaaccaaaatttttcgaaaacgttgcgtgatggagcaattctactttcagattcggttttaggatgacaaagtgtataagaatcacccaacaggtattgcaaaattcgaaaaaagtttaattttgttggacagtgtaatcaaaGAGTGGAAGAAGTCCGGGGACCATTGGTATAAATTGAACACCAAAGCAGAATGTTGGAACACCGCTCGAAAACTTTGTGCGAGGGAGGGTGGATACCTGGCTGTAGTGAATGACAATGCAGAGGCTGATGTAAGATTTTGAATCGTCCGTTTTTAATCATCGAACTTTCCCCCTTGCGTCTTCGTTCTCGTTCGTCGAAGCGTCTCTGTCCTTTCAAGCACGCGACTTTTCGTTAGAAAAATTGGCACCACAAGAAATTTTTATGGAagagaaaaattgtctgcgcaAATGCAGGAGTCACGTAATAATGTTGTTTCTAAATCGTTTCAACAAGTTTAAAGTAGTGTGACGATATTTTTGAATTAAATGTGTTGACTGGTCGATATTGACTCTGCACATTTTTGTTACAAGTACATGAAATCCGGAAAGGTCAGAAAATTTTCTTTGCCACAGTAATTGACTAACGATCAAGAAATCATGGTTTAATGTTGCGAACTTTTCCTAGGTGTTGATATCACGGTTTCACGCTTCGGGCGAAGCGTTTGATGCATTGTGTCAGGACGCTGTCTTCGTCGGCATACACGACCTGTTCGGTGAAGGTGATTGGACTACTATTTTCAACAACCCTATCGAAAAGGTTTTCAACGAATGGAGCAACAAGTGGGGCAAACAACCTGATAATTTTGGCGGCGCTCAAAACTGTGGCAGTTTGTATCGGGATGGCAAGCTGAACGACGTGCCTTGCAGCATAAAGCTTCCCTTTTTCTGCGAAAAAGATGAATCCCCCTGAAAACTTCCTCTCTGGGCATTTCTAACACCTGCAATCGAAAGAAATGCGATGAAACATTATTTCGTTCAATTTATATGTCTGTCGTTTGCATAAAGATGAAAGGAACGTCGTCCAAGTTTCATTTGTATCGCCTTGGTCCTCTAGCTCCTCTAGTTTTCTTTTGGCAGCGAGATAATACTAATCGAATGACAATATTTTCAACGACATCGTATCCGTGACATttgtctgattaaaatgagaccaaacacggcacaatttggatcgtatttgctcgtttaatccgcgTTTAAGTAGAACCTTGATTAACCGAACCGATGATATCCGAATCCACCGTTATTGAATCTAAAGCGATCCATATACACCATGactcattattagactgcggatctttttgcatttatgacaataatgggtaaccacaatttaaagcagtggacgtaTTACAA is a window of Halictus rubicundus isolate RS-2024b chromosome 4, iyHalRubi1_principal, whole genome shotgun sequence DNA encoding:
- the LOC143353853 gene encoding C-type mannose receptor 2-like; this translates as MSSSNFFVILAVCWFTIFDGQLCTSHPQDAAYSTIKNLEGVFHQENATNQHELPKRFLECLPRDDYYDLFPIGSYKLHARAVTWADARNICREEGAHLAIINSKAEAKVLSTLLSQMGHVRNATAQDTSFLGIHDQFKEGEWVTVLDDSIYATGYTEWSDKWGGQPDNSGGDQDCGSMLKEGTLDDVSCTVKLPFICEKAYSNSCGRCYELKETEVKRRCISWYNHLSISQKRCNNTSFGSFNMSCGPLNSFFYCIVVIKEWKKSGDHWYKLNTKAECWNTARKLCAREGGYLAVVNDNAEADVLISRFHASGEAFDALCQDAVFVGIHDLFGEGDWTTIFNNPIEKVFNEWSNKWGKQPDNFGGAQNCGSLYRDGKLNDVPCSIKLPFFCEKDESP